A genomic stretch from Deltaproteobacteria bacterium includes:
- a CDS encoding acetyl-CoA hydrolase/transferase family protein, giving the protein MRWQDRVGSKLVSVQSAVAKVASGQTVGVGTYTCTPHTLCRALAERGRRGELENVRIDHAASLFCWTSPDLRRAFALHDNFATPFNRPAIHEGAVDYLPISVWQGGVTPPHYDANPDFYLVPVSPPDAHGFCSFGPGVWFSNLLVKGAKTVIAEVHPEFIRTGGDNFVHVDEIDFFVEAEEAASSVLPPGAPPSEEELAQVDTICNLVAADLINDGDTIQIGIGTVSASLAKFLGFRNDLGIQTELITGGTAELVKRGVVTGKYKSMYPGKVVGSALVALGREELDAIDGNPVFELYDFGTTDDLRRLIQQKNFVAVNNAMVVDLTGQVSAEAWDHKPFTGVGGQTVFMIAGAYSEGGRSVSVVPSSSRPAGGARVSRIVPALPAGTPVTVPRTFVDYVVSEYGVAQLRGKSVRERVGAMIEIAHPDFREHLRAQARALYRV; this is encoded by the coding sequence ATGCGCTGGCAGGATCGCGTGGGGAGCAAGCTGGTTTCGGTGCAGAGCGCGGTGGCGAAGGTCGCGTCTGGGCAGACCGTGGGCGTGGGCACGTACACGTGCACGCCACACACGCTGTGCCGCGCGCTCGCCGAACGCGGGCGGCGCGGCGAGCTGGAGAACGTGCGCATCGACCACGCGGCGTCGCTCTTCTGCTGGACCTCGCCTGACTTGCGGCGCGCCTTCGCACTGCACGACAACTTCGCGACCCCGTTCAACCGCCCCGCGATCCACGAGGGCGCGGTCGACTATCTCCCGATCAGCGTGTGGCAGGGCGGCGTGACGCCGCCGCACTACGACGCGAACCCGGACTTCTACCTCGTGCCCGTGTCGCCTCCCGACGCGCACGGCTTCTGCAGCTTCGGCCCCGGCGTGTGGTTCTCGAACTTGCTGGTGAAGGGCGCGAAGACGGTGATCGCGGAGGTCCACCCCGAGTTCATCAGGACCGGCGGCGACAACTTCGTGCACGTCGACGAAATCGACTTCTTCGTCGAGGCGGAGGAGGCGGCGAGCTCCGTGCTGCCGCCCGGCGCCCCGCCGAGCGAAGAGGAGCTCGCGCAAGTAGACACGATCTGCAATCTCGTCGCGGCCGATCTCATCAACGACGGCGACACGATCCAGATCGGCATCGGCACCGTGTCGGCGTCGCTCGCGAAGTTCCTCGGCTTCCGCAACGACCTCGGCATTCAGACGGAGCTGATCACGGGCGGCACCGCGGAGCTCGTGAAGCGCGGCGTCGTCACGGGCAAGTACAAGTCGATGTATCCCGGCAAGGTCGTGGGCAGCGCGCTGGTCGCGCTGGGGCGTGAGGAGCTCGACGCGATCGACGGCAACCCCGTGTTCGAGCTGTACGACTTCGGCACCACGGACGACCTGCGCCGGCTGATCCAACAGAAGAACTTCGTGGCGGTGAACAACGCGATGGTCGTGGACCTAACAGGTCAGGTGAGCGCCGAGGCGTGGGACCACAAGCCCTTCACCGGCGTTGGCGGCCAGACCGTGTTCATGATCGCCGGCGCGTACTCCGAGGGCGGGCGCTCGGTGAGCGTGGTGCCCTCGAGCTCGCGCCCCGCCGGAGGCGCGCGCGTCTCGCGCATCGTGCCGGCGCTCCCCGCCGGCACGCCCGTGACGGTGCCGCGCACGTTCGTCGACTACGTGGTGAGCGAGTACGGCGTCGCGCAGCTTCGCGGCAAGAGCGTGCGCGAGCGCGTGGGCGCAATGATCGAGATCGCGCATCCGGACTTCCGCGAACACCTGCGGGCCCAAGCGCGCGCGCTGTATCGGGTGTGA
- a CDS encoding alpha/beta hydrolase — protein sequence MRTQEISANGLRFTVDLAGDAGAPLVLLLHGFPQTRHTWRHDLPALAAAGWRAAAPDQRGYSPGARPSGVEHYGVDALLADALGIADALGAPRFHLVGHDWGGQLAWLLAVRHPARVRSLAVLSRPHPAAFARAMASDSAQSERSKHHRAFQDPKTADLLLEAGARRLRGMLRAQGVPDADIDAYVTPLASRAALDAALNWYRAAFAGSSALALKDLPPARVPTLFVWGDADATVGRIAAEATREHVDAPSRFVVVPGAGHFLTDQQPEPVTKALLAHLAEHAGA from the coding sequence GTGAGGACGCAGGAGATCTCAGCCAACGGCCTTCGCTTCACCGTCGACCTCGCGGGCGATGCGGGCGCGCCGCTCGTGCTCCTGTTGCACGGCTTTCCGCAGACGCGGCACACCTGGCGCCACGACCTGCCGGCGCTCGCGGCGGCGGGCTGGCGCGCGGCGGCGCCGGATCAGCGCGGCTACTCGCCCGGCGCGCGGCCCAGTGGAGTCGAGCACTACGGCGTCGACGCGCTGCTCGCCGATGCGCTCGGGATCGCGGACGCGCTGGGCGCGCCGCGCTTCCATCTCGTCGGCCACGACTGGGGCGGGCAGCTCGCGTGGCTGCTCGCCGTGCGCCACCCCGCGCGCGTGCGCTCGCTCGCGGTGCTCTCGCGCCCGCATCCCGCCGCGTTCGCGCGCGCGATGGCGAGCGACTCCGCGCAGAGCGAGCGCTCGAAGCATCACCGCGCGTTCCAGGATCCGAAGACCGCCGACTTGTTACTGGAAGCCGGTGCGCGCCGGCTGCGCGGCATGCTGCGCGCGCAAGGCGTGCCGGACGCGGACATCGACGCGTACGTCACGCCGCTCGCGAGTCGCGCTGCGCTCGACGCGGCGCTGAACTGGTACCGCGCCGCGTTCGCGGGAAGCTCGGCGCTCGCGCTGAAGGATCTGCCGCCCGCGCGCGTGCCGACGCTGTTCGTATGGGGCGACGCCGACGCGACGGTGGGCCGCATCGCCGCCGAAGCCACGCGCGAGCACGTCGACGCGCCGTCCCGCTTCGTGGTGGTGCCGGGCGCGGGGCACTTTCTCACGGACCAGCAGCCCGAGCCGGTGACGAAGGCGCTGCTCGCGCATCTCGCGGAGCACGCGGGGGCGTAG
- a CDS encoding Hsp20/alpha crystallin family protein, whose protein sequence is MSFPTLFRLHRREPALRVAAHPAVPLVDEMNRLFDDFFRDFPANAAEARFVPSLELEESADVVKISAELPGLEDNDFQLTLEDGVFALKGEKRSEREEKDEQRGWTRSERSYGSFERRIALPCEVVAEKASAEFKNGVLKVTLPKQAEAKPKAHTIQVKGA, encoded by the coding sequence ATGAGCTTCCCCACTCTGTTCCGCCTGCACCGCCGGGAGCCTGCGCTGCGCGTCGCGGCGCATCCGGCGGTTCCGCTCGTCGACGAGATGAATCGCTTGTTCGACGACTTTTTCCGCGACTTCCCCGCCAACGCTGCCGAAGCGCGCTTCGTGCCGAGCCTCGAGCTCGAGGAGAGCGCGGACGTGGTGAAGATCTCCGCGGAGTTGCCCGGTCTCGAGGACAATGACTTCCAGCTGACGCTCGAAGACGGCGTGTTCGCTCTGAAGGGCGAGAAGCGCAGCGAGCGCGAAGAGAAGGACGAGCAGCGCGGCTGGACCCGCAGCGAGCGCAGCTACGGCAGCTTCGAGCGGCGCATCGCGCTGCCGTGCGAGGTCGTGGCTGAGAAGGCGAGCGCCGAGTTCAAGAACGGCGTGCTGAAGGTCACGCTGCCGAAGCAGGCCGAGGCCAAGCCGAAGGCGCACACGATCCAGGTGAAGGGTGCCTGA
- a CDS encoding SDR family NAD(P)-dependent oxidoreductase, which yields MKDLRGKVAVVTGAASGIGRALAQRLGAEGMRVVIADVEQEALRGALRELTSAGVDARAVRCDVSSQDSVTALAEKTLEAFGKAHVICNNAGVFAGGLTWEAPLSDYEWVMGVNVYGVLHGIRAFVPIFLRQGEPAHVINTVSMAGFTYGPTSSAYFMSKHAALALSESLYLELKNRGAPVGVTAVCPELVATRIGHAERNRPLHLKRGDEPASPERDAVENAIKTAIATGISPDAIAERAVNAMKEDRFYALAPEGDAWRRMCNARLELVRTASNPQMLF from the coding sequence ATGAAGGACCTGCGCGGCAAGGTGGCGGTCGTTACGGGAGCGGCGAGCGGCATCGGGCGCGCGCTCGCGCAGCGGCTCGGCGCGGAGGGCATGCGCGTCGTCATCGCGGACGTCGAGCAAGAAGCGCTGCGCGGCGCGCTGCGCGAGCTCACAAGCGCAGGCGTCGACGCGCGCGCCGTGCGCTGCGACGTGAGCTCGCAGGACTCGGTGACGGCGCTCGCGGAGAAGACGCTCGAGGCGTTCGGCAAGGCGCACGTGATCTGCAACAACGCGGGCGTCTTCGCGGGCGGCCTCACCTGGGAGGCGCCGCTCAGCGACTACGAGTGGGTGATGGGCGTCAACGTCTACGGCGTGCTGCACGGCATTCGCGCGTTCGTTCCGATCTTCTTGAGGCAGGGCGAGCCCGCGCACGTGATCAACACCGTGTCGATGGCCGGCTTCACGTATGGGCCGACCAGCAGCGCGTACTTCATGAGCAAGCACGCCGCGCTCGCGCTCTCGGAGAGCCTCTACCTCGAGCTGAAGAATCGCGGCGCGCCGGTGGGCGTGACCGCGGTGTGCCCCGAGCTCGTGGCGACGCGCATCGGCCACGCCGAGCGCAATCGCCCACTCCACCTGAAGCGCGGCGACGAGCCGGCGTCGCCGGAGCGCGACGCGGTCGAGAACGCGATCAAGACCGCGATCGCAACGGGCATCTCGCCCGACGCGATCGCGGAGCGCGCCGTCAACGCGATGAAGGAGGACCGCTTCTACGCGCTCGCGCCCGAGGGCGACGCGTGGCGGCGCATGTGCAACGCGCGGCTCGAGCTGGTGCGCACGGCGAGCAATCCGCAGATGCTGTTCTGA
- a CDS encoding sterol desaturase family protein: MQSFVQPTREGAPPLGKAASIALYLGVLAASATLGAAALRAGTNPGVVAGVGFFSLCALFLALERWRPWQRAWNRGWSDLRVDAPLILCAAPAGLLVNLAGDFAGAHSLGIWPAHWPLLAQAALALLLGDFVRYWFHRAEHSWLPLWRIHATHHSAERLYCINGPRLHPLEVALSGALQTAPLALLGAPAGALALQVMLTLAIGRFQHCNLALTLGPLDWLFSAPDPHRWHHARDPETARCNYGGDVLLWDHLFGTFRLPRDRAPGSDIGIPHGGEFPRTFLGVLASPFTWPRFTLRE; this comes from the coding sequence ATGCAGAGCTTCGTGCAGCCCACTCGCGAGGGCGCACCGCCCCTCGGCAAGGCCGCTTCGATCGCGCTCTATCTCGGCGTGCTCGCTGCTTCCGCGACGCTCGGTGCCGCAGCGCTGCGGGCGGGCACGAACCCCGGGGTCGTCGCGGGCGTGGGCTTCTTCTCACTGTGCGCACTCTTTCTCGCGCTCGAACGCTGGCGCCCGTGGCAGCGCGCGTGGAATCGCGGCTGGAGCGATCTGCGCGTCGACGCGCCGCTGATCCTGTGCGCCGCGCCGGCGGGCTTGCTCGTGAACCTCGCGGGCGACTTCGCGGGCGCGCACAGCCTCGGCATCTGGCCCGCGCACTGGCCGCTGCTCGCGCAGGCCGCCCTCGCACTCTTGCTGGGCGACTTCGTGCGGTACTGGTTCCACCGCGCCGAGCACTCCTGGCTCCCGCTCTGGCGCATCCACGCCACGCACCACAGCGCGGAGCGCCTCTACTGCATCAACGGCCCGCGCCTGCATCCGCTCGAAGTCGCGCTCTCGGGCGCGCTGCAGACCGCTCCGCTCGCGCTGCTGGGTGCGCCCGCCGGCGCGCTCGCGCTGCAAGTGATGCTCACCCTAGCGATCGGGCGCTTCCAGCACTGCAACCTCGCGCTCACGCTCGGCCCGCTCGACTGGCTGTTCAGCGCGCCCGACCCGCACCGTTGGCACCACGCGCGCGATCCGGAGACCGCGCGGTGCAACTACGGCGGCGACGTGTTGTTATGGGATCACCTGTTCGGGACGTTCCGGCTTCCGCGCGACCGTGCGCCCGGCAGCGACATCGGGATCCCGCACGGCGGCGAGTTCCCGCGCACGTTCCTCGGCGTGCTGGCTTCGCCGTTTACGTGGCCGCGCTTCACGCTGCGTGAGTAG
- a CDS encoding DUF1214 domain-containing protein has product MSQDEKTQRVIDGRAWSDFCRALEAAGQTILREGTPATALDRAEGIRYLTRLLRAGLDANLEHGDPRFPHFHQLSNETVKIGNDNPDNIYWNCKISGQYEYKLTGQRGTVPYVSLCTKGGGYEKDGTMTPHGQLDGRDMKINPDGSFEIAVSCEPRPGNWLAMTRETNQLMIRITYGDRAKEVPATFKIERVGGSGVPQLDPATLEETLQRTVGFVRGTSNLFVDWMTGRYATHVNQLPSDDQKTCQAVGGDAQIHYLQSRWQLAEDEALWIRPTRIPECAFWNFQLSNFWMESLDYRYARIHTNKVIAHYEPDGSVRIVVAHRDPGPRWKNWLTTCGHTSGGMLFRWVEARDFPPVETRVVKLSELNQLP; this is encoded by the coding sequence ATGTCGCAGGACGAGAAGACCCAGCGCGTGATCGACGGCCGCGCGTGGAGCGATTTCTGCCGCGCGCTCGAAGCGGCGGGCCAGACGATCCTGCGCGAGGGCACGCCCGCCACCGCGCTCGATCGCGCCGAGGGCATCCGGTACCTGACGCGGTTGTTACGGGCCGGCCTCGACGCGAACCTCGAGCACGGCGACCCGCGCTTTCCGCACTTTCACCAGCTCTCGAACGAGACGGTGAAGATCGGCAACGACAACCCCGACAACATCTACTGGAACTGCAAGATCTCGGGGCAGTACGAGTACAAGCTCACCGGCCAGCGCGGCACGGTGCCGTACGTCTCGCTCTGCACGAAGGGCGGCGGCTACGAGAAGGACGGCACGATGACGCCCCACGGCCAGCTCGACGGCCGCGACATGAAGATCAACCCCGACGGCTCGTTCGAGATCGCCGTCTCGTGCGAGCCGCGACCGGGCAACTGGCTCGCGATGACGCGAGAGACGAATCAGCTGATGATTCGCATCACGTACGGCGACCGCGCGAAGGAAGTGCCGGCGACGTTCAAGATCGAGCGCGTGGGCGGCAGCGGCGTGCCGCAGCTCGATCCGGCGACGCTCGAAGAGACGCTGCAGCGCACGGTCGGTTTCGTGCGCGGCACGTCGAACCTGTTCGTCGACTGGATGACGGGCCGCTACGCGACGCACGTGAACCAGCTGCCGAGCGACGACCAGAAGACGTGTCAGGCCGTCGGCGGCGACGCGCAGATCCACTACCTGCAGAGCCGCTGGCAGCTCGCGGAGGACGAGGCGCTGTGGATCCGCCCGACGCGCATTCCCGAGTGCGCGTTCTGGAACTTCCAGCTCAGCAACTTCTGGATGGAGTCGCTCGACTACCGCTACGCGCGCATCCACACCAACAAGGTCATCGCGCACTACGAGCCCGACGGCAGCGTGCGCATCGTCGTGGCGCACCGCGATCCGGGCCCGCGCTGGAAGAACTGGCTCACGACCTGCGGCCACACGAGCGGCGGCATGCTGTTCCGCTGGGTCGAGGCGAGGGACTTTCCGCCGGTCGAGACGCGCGTGGTGAAGCTGTCCGAGCTGAACCAGTTGCCGTGA